From the Lolium rigidum isolate FL_2022 chromosome 2, APGP_CSIRO_Lrig_0.1, whole genome shotgun sequence genome, one window contains:
- the LOC124686893 gene encoding uncharacterized protein LOC124686893, with protein sequence MAGKDIAAMATTRPKSVARRLWRVVRAVLFMLRRGVLPTGRKLAMDLSLLLRRGKIAGKALGGLVSFHHPRAAAARSSSAAATPRSDEDAWYYGNYDAADVAKVFEMLNDGGHLFDDDALLAVAPATATPSPAPRYSSRKLRVTDSPFATSDSDSASEQQQVDRKADEFIRRFYDQLRAQRSRAATPDSYGYAAGSYAGYSPRPVAAGIA encoded by the exons ATGGCCGGCAAGGACATCGCCGCCATGGCCACCACCCGGCCCAAGAGCGTGGCGCGGCGGCTGTGGCGCGTGGTGCGTGCCGTGCTCTTCATGCTGCGCCGCGGCGTGCTGCCGACCGGCCGCAAGCTTGCCATGGACCTCAGCCTCCTCCTTCGCCGCGGCAAGATCGCCGGCAAGGCCCTCGGCGGCCTTGtcagcttccacca CCCTCGCGCAGCCGCCGCGAGGTCGAGTTCAGCTGCAGCAACACCCcgtt CCGACGAGGACGCCTGGTACTACGGCAACTACGACGCCGCCGACGTCGCCAAGGTCTTCGAGATGCTTAACGACGGCGGCCACCTCTTCGACGACGACGCGCTCTTGGCGGTGGCGCCGGCCACCGCCACGCCGTCTCCCGCGCCGCGGTACTCGTCCAGGAAGCTGCGCGTCACCGACTCGCCGTTCGCGACGAGCGACAGCGACTCAGCGAGCGAGCAGCAGCAGGTGGACAGGAAGGCTGACGAGTTCATCAGGAGGTTCTACGACCAGCTGCGCGCGCAGAGGAGCCGCGCCGCCACACCGGACAGCTACGGCTACGCCGCCGGCTCGTACGCCGGATACTCTCCACGGCCGGTCGCCGCTGGCATCGCTTAA